The genomic DNA CCGCTGGCGCTGGGCGGCACCGAATTCCAGCGCCAGGTGTGGGCCGCGCTGCGCGCCATCGCCCCGGGCGCCACGCGCAGCTATGGCGAACTGGCGGCCTTGCTGGGCCGCCCCGGCGCCAGCCGCGCGGTCGGCTTGGCCAACGGCGCCAACCCCATCGCCATCATCATTCCCTGTCATCGCGTCATCGGCGCGGATGGCTCGATGACCGGTTTCGGCGGCGGCATTCCCCGCAAGCGCTGGCTGCTCGGCCACGAAGCACGCGCAAGCCGCGGCGACGCGCCCTTCTCGCTCACGATGCAGTGATCCGCCAGGCCGCGCCGGATGTTGCGGCGCAGCGCAGCTTGTGCTCGCGCCTGGCGCCGGATTTCTGTATTCTGAATACAGAAACGGAGGCCGCCATGCTCAAGCCCGTCCGCAGCACCCCCGACCTGTCGCACAGCGTCCACGCCCGGCTGCGTGAGGCCATCGTGTCCGGCGCCATCGCGCCGGGCGAACGGCTGGCCCAGGAAGACCTGGCCACGCAGTTCGGCGTGTCGCGCCAGCCCGTGCTCCAGGCGCTGGCCCAACTGGAACGTGACGGCCTGGCCGTGCGCGCGGATGGCCGCGGCACCCTGCAGGCCGCCCCCCTGGATCCCTCCCTGGTCAGCCAGTTCTATGAATTGCGCGCCGAGGTCGATGCCCTGGCCGCCCGCCGCGCGGCGGAGCGCATCGCCGCCGGCGAAACCGCCCCGCTGCCCGATACGCTGGTCGAGCGCGGCCAGGCCGCCATCCGGCGCGGCCAGGTGCCCGCGCTGGTCGCCGCGGACACGCTTTTGCATCACGCCATCTACGACGCCAGCGGCAACACGCTGCTCGATACCGTCATGGCCTCGCAGTGGCACCACCTCGAACGTGTCATGGGCGCTGTCCTGCAGACCCATGCCATCCGCGCCGGCCTCTGGGACGAACACCAGGCCATCGTGCAAGCCATCAACGCCGGGCGCGCGCATGACGCCGCCACCCTGTCGCGCGAGCATGCC from Orrella dioscoreae includes the following:
- a CDS encoding methylated-DNA--[protein]-cysteine S-methyltransferase; translation: MLSLFRLRLQEHDSPVGTIMTLRDDEGVLRGLEFTEHGERLRRLLRRQYPRRQIDIQPGPADLDMDARLQAYFDGDLQALDSVPLALGGTEFQRQVWAALRAIAPGATRSYGELAALLGRPGASRAVGLANGANPIAIIIPCHRVIGADGSMTGFGGGIPRKRWLLGHEARASRGDAPFSLTMQ
- a CDS encoding GntR family transcriptional regulator, yielding MLKPVRSTPDLSHSVHARLREAIVSGAIAPGERLAQEDLATQFGVSRQPVLQALAQLERDGLAVRADGRGTLQAAPLDPSLVSQFYELRAEVDALAARRAAERIAAGETAPLPDTLVERGQAAIRRGQVPALVAADTLLHHAIYDASGNTLLDTVMASQWHHLERVMGAVLQTHAIRAGLWDEHQAIVQAINAGRAHDAATLSREHAERAAEGLLPRLAQALASA